In a genomic window of Corynebacterium coyleae:
- a CDS encoding response regulator transcription factor has protein sequence MIRVLLVDDQQLVRTGFRLVLSTAPDIEVVGEAANGNEALELLESGLEVDVCCMDIRMPHMNGLEATRAITAAGYHTRVIALTTFDLDEYAYEALAAGASGFMLKDCGAADLISGIRTVATGNAMLAPSTTARVIDRFRPHMAAPSPSTLAAKLSEELSPRELEVLTAIARGQNNQEIAASLHMAETTVKSHVGRLLSKLNARDRVHLVIIAYDAGLTTPRQ, from the coding sequence ATGATTCGCGTATTGCTTGTCGACGACCAGCAGCTGGTACGAACCGGCTTTCGCTTAGTACTTAGCACCGCGCCGGATATCGAGGTGGTCGGCGAGGCTGCAAACGGCAACGAAGCGCTCGAACTGCTTGAAAGCGGTTTGGAAGTGGACGTGTGCTGCATGGATATCCGCATGCCGCACATGAACGGGTTAGAAGCAACGCGAGCAATCACTGCCGCCGGGTACCACACCCGCGTAATTGCCCTAACCACCTTCGATCTCGATGAATACGCCTATGAAGCACTCGCCGCAGGCGCGTCAGGGTTCATGCTCAAGGACTGCGGTGCAGCAGATCTCATATCGGGGATTAGAACCGTTGCCACTGGCAACGCGATGCTTGCCCCTTCAACCACTGCGCGGGTGATCGATCGGTTCCGCCCACATATGGCCGCACCGAGTCCTTCAACGCTAGCGGCGAAGTTGTCAGAGGAACTCTCTCCACGCGAGCTCGAGGTGCTCACCGCCATCGCGCGGGGACAGAACAATCAGGAGATCGCCGCTTCACTGCACATGGCGGAAACAACCGTGAAAAGCCATGTCGGTCGCCTCCTGAGCAAGCTCAACGCGAGGGATAGGGTTCACCTCGTCATCATTGCGTACGATGCCGGTCTAACCACTCCGCGGCAGTAA
- the miaB gene encoding tRNA (N6-isopentenyl adenosine(37)-C2)-methylthiotransferase MiaB: protein MTTANTSENTTSRTYEVRTFGCQMNVHDSERLSGLLEDAGYVAADEGTEPDLVVFNTCAVRENADQRLYGSLGQLKNTKANHPGMQIAVGGCLAQKDRDTVIEKAPWVDAVFGTHNISALPALLDRARVEDEAQVEIVESLEVFPSVLPAKRESAYAGWVSVSVGCNNTCTFCIVPSLRGKEQDRRPGDILAEVQALVDQGVSEVTLLGQNVNAYGVNFVDEDMERDRSAFSKLLRACGDIEGLERVRFTSPHPAEFTSDVIDAMVETPNVCPQLHMPLQSGSDKVLKDMRRSYRSKKFLGILDEVREKLPHASITTDIIVGFPGETEEDFQATLDVVEKARFTSAFTFQYSPRPGTPAAEMEQQIPKAVVQERFERLLALQDRISAEENEKLIGTEQELLVQAGGGRKNDRTHRMSGRARDGRLVHFAVEGDIDGEIRPGDYVTVTITESKPHFLIADSGVRHHRRTKAGDNSAAGQVPTTAPVGVGLGLPTIGRPAAAPANSACCGS from the coding sequence GTGACTACGGCAAATACCTCTGAAAACACCACTTCCCGCACCTATGAGGTGCGTACGTTCGGCTGCCAGATGAACGTGCACGATTCTGAGCGCCTCTCGGGCCTGCTCGAGGATGCTGGGTACGTGGCGGCAGACGAGGGGACCGAGCCTGACCTGGTGGTCTTCAATACCTGCGCGGTGCGTGAGAACGCTGATCAGCGCCTGTATGGCTCGCTCGGACAGTTGAAGAACACGAAGGCGAATCATCCGGGCATGCAGATTGCGGTCGGCGGGTGTTTGGCGCAGAAGGATCGCGACACGGTGATCGAGAAGGCACCGTGGGTTGATGCGGTGTTCGGTACGCACAACATCTCCGCATTGCCGGCGTTGCTCGATCGCGCACGGGTGGAGGACGAAGCCCAGGTAGAGATTGTTGAGTCGCTCGAGGTGTTTCCGTCTGTCCTGCCGGCGAAGCGCGAGTCTGCCTACGCCGGTTGGGTGTCCGTGTCGGTGGGCTGCAATAACACGTGTACGTTCTGCATCGTGCCGTCGTTGCGTGGTAAGGAGCAGGATCGTCGCCCGGGCGATATTTTGGCCGAGGTGCAGGCGCTCGTCGATCAGGGTGTGTCCGAGGTGACGCTGCTTGGTCAGAATGTGAATGCGTATGGCGTGAACTTTGTCGACGAGGACATGGAGCGCGACCGTTCTGCGTTCTCCAAGCTCTTGCGTGCCTGTGGCGACATCGAGGGCTTGGAGCGTGTGCGTTTTACGTCGCCGCACCCGGCGGAGTTCACCTCGGATGTGATTGACGCGATGGTGGAGACTCCGAACGTGTGCCCGCAGCTGCATATGCCGTTGCAGTCGGGCTCCGACAAGGTGCTCAAGGACATGCGCCGGTCGTACCGGTCGAAGAAGTTCCTTGGGATTTTGGATGAGGTGCGTGAGAAGCTTCCGCACGCGTCCATTACCACCGACATTATTGTCGGCTTCCCGGGTGAGACTGAGGAGGATTTCCAGGCCACGCTTGATGTGGTGGAGAAGGCTCGTTTCACTTCTGCGTTTACGTTCCAGTATTCGCCGCGTCCGGGCACGCCGGCTGCGGAGATGGAGCAGCAGATTCCGAAGGCTGTGGTGCAGGAGCGTTTCGAGCGTTTACTTGCGCTGCAGGATCGAATTAGCGCCGAGGAGAACGAGAAGTTGATCGGCACGGAGCAGGAGTTGCTTGTGCAAGCGGGTGGCGGACGTAAGAATGACCGGACGCACCGCATGTCGGGTCGTGCTCGTGATGGTCGCCTGGTGCACTTTGCGGTCGAGGGTGACATTGATGGCGAGATCCGCCCGGGCGATTACGTCACTGTCACCATCACAGAGTCGAAGCCGCACTTCCTCATCGCGGATTCCGGGGTGCGTCATCACCGTCGTACGAAGGCTGGTGACAATTCGGCGGCGGGCCAAGTTCCAACGACTGCACCTGTCGGAGTGGGGCTTGGCTTGCCGACGATCGGCCGGCCCGCCGCCGCTCCAGCAAATTCCGCCTGCTGCGGCAGCTAG
- the recA gene encoding recombinase RecA yields the protein MATKKKTAASAANSRQNALDAALAMIEKDFGKGAVMRLGDENRPPIQSISSGNTAIDVALGIGGWPRGRVVEIYGPESSGKTTVALHAIAEAQRAGGIAAFIDAEHALDPDYARKLGVDTDNLLVSQPDTGEQALEIADMLVRSGAIDMIVIDSVAALTPKAEIEGEMGDSHVGLQARLMSQALRKMTGALYNSGTTAIFINQLREKIGVMFGSPETTTGGKALKFYASVRCDVRRIQTLKDGQDSIGNRTRMKVVKNKVSPPFKIAEFDIMYGEGISRESSIIDMGVENGIVKKSGSWFTYEGDQLGQGKEKARLFLKDNPDLADEIEDKIFRALGVGQYANVDDDALSDDPVDMVPNIDFDDEDDAKADEK from the coding sequence ATGGCAACGAAGAAGAAGACTGCCGCTTCCGCCGCGAACTCGCGCCAGAACGCGCTCGACGCTGCGCTTGCGATGATTGAGAAGGACTTTGGCAAGGGTGCCGTCATGCGCTTGGGCGACGAGAATCGCCCGCCGATTCAGTCAATCTCTTCCGGCAACACTGCTATCGACGTTGCCCTTGGTATCGGCGGCTGGCCACGCGGCAGGGTCGTGGAGATCTACGGCCCGGAGTCGTCCGGTAAGACGACCGTTGCCCTGCATGCGATTGCGGAGGCGCAGCGCGCAGGCGGCATCGCGGCGTTCATCGATGCCGAGCACGCCCTCGACCCTGACTACGCCCGCAAGCTTGGCGTGGATACCGACAATCTGCTGGTCTCCCAGCCAGATACGGGTGAGCAGGCGCTTGAGATCGCGGACATGCTGGTGCGCTCCGGAGCGATCGACATGATCGTGATCGACTCTGTCGCGGCGCTGACTCCGAAGGCTGAGATTGAGGGCGAGATGGGTGACTCCCACGTTGGCCTCCAGGCACGCTTGATGTCGCAGGCACTGCGCAAGATGACCGGTGCGCTGTACAACTCCGGTACCACCGCGATTTTCATTAACCAGCTGCGCGAGAAGATCGGCGTGATGTTCGGCTCCCCAGAGACCACCACGGGTGGTAAGGCGCTGAAGTTCTACGCGTCTGTGCGTTGCGATGTCCGCCGTATTCAAACCCTGAAGGACGGCCAGGATTCCATCGGTAACCGCACCAGGATGAAGGTTGTGAAGAACAAGGTTTCCCCGCCGTTCAAGATCGCCGAATTCGACATCATGTATGGCGAAGGCATCTCGCGTGAGTCCTCCATCATCGACATGGGTGTGGAAAATGGCATTGTGAAGAAGTCTGGCTCCTGGTTCACCTATGAGGGCGACCAGTTGGGGCAGGGCAAGGAGAAGGCGCGTCTGTTCCTCAAAGACAACCCGGACCTGGCCGACGAAATCGAAGACAAAATCTTCCGCGCGCTCGGTGTGGGCCAGTACGCCAATGTTGACGACGATGCCTTGTCCGACGATCCCGTAGACATGGTGCCCAACATCGATTTTGACGACGAAGACGACGCCAAGGCCGACGAGAAGTAG
- a CDS encoding DUF3046 domain-containing protein: MRLTEFHQLVEDEFGAGRAKWIIDTQVIPGYERTAADMIESGVDPREAWRGLCEAFDIPEERRLGIDRPGF, from the coding sequence ATGCGTTTGACGGAGTTTCATCAACTGGTCGAGGACGAATTTGGCGCGGGTCGAGCCAAGTGGATTATCGATACGCAGGTGATACCGGGCTACGAGCGCACCGCGGCGGACATGATCGAAAGTGGTGTCGATCCCCGCGAGGCGTGGCGCGGACTCTGTGAAGCGTTTGACATTCCGGAAGAGCGCCGACTTGGCATTGACAGGCCCGGGTTTTGA
- a CDS encoding biotin transporter BioY, with translation MSKSSTAQDIALIAVFAAIIIALGFVSIPVGAAGVPIVLQNAAIILAGLVLGWRRGLFTAGIFLLVGLALPVLAGGRTVISALGGTTVGYLVGYLVSATVAGLIAYRAPFRRNTAATIGVLIVAGYVALFFQYLCGVFGLMARAEMSFGAAWAAQVPFLLPDAGKVALMIAIAIAVHQAFPDLRGSRR, from the coding sequence ATGAGTAAATCTTCCACCGCGCAGGACATTGCGCTCATCGCCGTCTTCGCGGCCATCATCATCGCTCTCGGCTTCGTCTCCATCCCCGTCGGCGCCGCAGGCGTGCCTATCGTGTTGCAAAACGCAGCCATCATCCTCGCCGGCCTCGTCCTCGGCTGGCGCCGCGGCCTGTTCACCGCAGGTATCTTCCTCCTGGTCGGCCTCGCACTACCCGTGCTTGCAGGCGGCCGCACCGTCATCTCCGCACTCGGCGGCACGACCGTGGGCTACCTTGTGGGCTACCTCGTCTCCGCTACCGTCGCGGGCCTGATCGCCTACCGTGCGCCATTCCGCCGCAACACCGCAGCTACGATCGGCGTCCTCATCGTCGCCGGCTACGTTGCCCTGTTCTTCCAGTACCTCTGCGGCGTATTCGGCCTCATGGCCCGCGCTGAGATGTCCTTCGGCGCAGCATGGGCCGCACAGGTGCCATTCCTGCTGCCTGACGCCGGCAAGGTCGCTCTCATGATCGCCATCGCAATC
- the recX gene encoding recombination regulator RecX: protein MADPEKIARLKAALEAYEPGSGFIDHAHEEAKAPVRKRALGLLDQRARSLEELRGRLIKAEFEPALVDEVLDDLAASGLINDASFASEWVRQRAARRGKSARALDMELRDKGVGSADRAAALEQITDDDEERIARGVAEKAARKVKHAPEDRAEYDKFLRRIVGALARRGFHQGMAMHLGREALDERIAECESA from the coding sequence ATGGCGGACCCCGAAAAGATTGCGCGCCTCAAAGCTGCTCTCGAGGCGTACGAGCCGGGGTCGGGTTTCATCGACCACGCACATGAGGAGGCGAAGGCCCCGGTACGCAAACGCGCATTAGGGCTGCTGGATCAGCGGGCACGCTCGCTTGAGGAGCTTCGTGGTCGGCTGATCAAGGCCGAGTTTGAGCCTGCGCTTGTCGACGAAGTCCTCGACGACCTCGCCGCTTCCGGCCTGATCAATGACGCTTCATTTGCTTCTGAGTGGGTGCGTCAGCGCGCTGCGCGTCGCGGAAAGTCTGCTCGTGCGCTCGATATGGAGCTGCGTGACAAAGGAGTGGGGAGTGCGGACCGTGCGGCTGCGCTCGAGCAGATTACTGACGACGATGAAGAGCGCATCGCCCGCGGGGTCGCCGAAAAGGCAGCACGCAAGGTGAAACACGCACCCGAGGATCGGGCAGAGTACGACAAGTTTTTGCGCCGGATCGTTGGGGCACTTGCCCGCCGTGGGTTTCACCAGGGGATGGCAATGCACTTGGGGAGGGAAGCACTCGACGAACGCATCGCCGAGTGCGAGAGTGCTTGA